Proteins from a genomic interval of Cyanobacteria bacterium QS_8_64_29:
- a CDS encoding NAD+ synthase, translating into MKVAIAQLNPTIGNFSGNAAGIRAEAEQAVAAGAQLLLTPELSLCGYPPRDLLLEPDFIEAAERHRDELAQALPPQLAVLVGLPVRNPQAAERGENPLFNSIALLQGGRAQRYFHKRLLPSYDVFDEERYFAAGRCSNCLTLQDGDRALTLGITICEDLWNDAQFWGQRHYPTDPLAELAAQQPDAIVNLAASPYRAGKPQLREVMLAHGARRYGIPIAYLNQVGGNDDLIFDGASVALDGRGQVAARARAFGADRALWTFDAGRRDWATGPTASRPQQHCAEIWSALVLGLQDYARKCGFATVVLGLSGGIDSALVAALAAEALGPERVLGVLMPSPYSSAASLADARALVANLGIDSREIPIGETMQAYDRMLAPLFAGTAFGAAEENVQSRIRGNLLMAIANKFGHLLLATGNKSELAVGYCTLYGDMCGGLAVIADVPKTQVYALCRWRNQTATCERIPARVLEKPPSAELRPDQKDEDTLPAYPTLDGILHGLIQQRCSAAELVEVGYDAGAVERVVALMAQSEFKRRQAPPTLKVAERAFGPGWRMPIASQHAFARLASQSPS; encoded by the coding sequence ATGAAGGTCGCGATCGCGCAGCTCAATCCCACCATCGGCAATTTTAGTGGCAACGCCGCCGGGATCCGCGCCGAGGCAGAGCAAGCCGTGGCGGCAGGCGCCCAGCTGCTGCTGACCCCCGAGCTCTCGCTCTGCGGCTACCCGCCGCGGGACCTGCTGCTGGAGCCAGATTTTATCGAGGCGGCGGAACGCCATCGGGACGAGCTGGCGCAGGCGCTGCCGCCGCAGCTGGCCGTGCTGGTGGGGCTGCCCGTCCGCAACCCCCAGGCGGCCGAGCGCGGCGAAAATCCGCTGTTCAACAGCATCGCGCTACTGCAAGGCGGGCGCGCGCAGCGCTACTTCCACAAGCGCCTGCTGCCCAGCTACGACGTGTTCGATGAGGAGCGCTACTTCGCCGCCGGGCGCTGCAGCAACTGCCTGACGCTGCAAGACGGCGATCGCGCCCTCACCCTCGGCATCACCATCTGCGAGGACCTCTGGAACGACGCCCAGTTTTGGGGGCAGCGCCATTACCCCACCGATCCGCTGGCCGAGCTGGCCGCGCAGCAACCCGATGCGATCGTCAACCTGGCGGCCTCGCCCTACCGTGCCGGCAAACCCCAGCTGCGCGAGGTCATGCTGGCCCACGGCGCCCGCCGCTACGGCATTCCCATTGCCTACCTCAACCAGGTTGGGGGCAACGACGATCTCATCTTCGATGGCGCCAGTGTCGCGCTCGATGGGCGCGGGCAAGTGGCAGCGCGCGCGCGCGCCTTTGGCGCGGACCGCGCCCTCTGGACCTTCGATGCCGGCCGGCGCGATTGGGCAACCGGACCGACTGCGTCTCGGCCGCAACAGCACTGCGCCGAAATCTGGTCGGCGCTGGTGTTGGGGCTGCAGGATTACGCGCGCAAGTGCGGCTTCGCCACCGTTGTACTGGGCTTGAGCGGCGGCATCGATTCCGCGTTGGTGGCCGCGCTGGCCGCCGAGGCGCTGGGACCGGAGCGCGTGCTGGGCGTGCTCATGCCATCGCCCTACAGCTCGGCGGCCTCGCTGGCCGATGCGCGGGCGCTGGTAGCAAATTTGGGCATCGACAGCCGCGAGATTCCCATCGGCGAGACCATGCAGGCCTACGACCGCATGCTGGCGCCGCTGTTTGCCGGGACGGCGTTTGGCGCTGCCGAGGAAAACGTGCAGTCGCGCATCCGCGGCAACCTGCTCATGGCGATCGCCAACAAGTTCGGCCACCTGCTGCTGGCCACGGGCAACAAGTCCGAGTTGGCCGTCGGATACTGCACGCTCTACGGCGACATGTGCGGCGGCCTGGCCGTGATCGCCGATGTCCCCAAAACCCAGGTGTACGCGCTCTGCCGCTGGCGCAACCAAACCGCGACCTGCGAGCGTATCCCCGCCCGCGTTCTGGAGAAACCCCCTAGCGCCGAACTGCGCCCGGATCAAAAAGACGAAGATACCCTGCCGGCCTACCCCACCCTGGATGGCATCCTCCACGGGTTGATCCAACAGCGCTGCTCGGCAGCCGAGCTGGTCGAGGTTGGCTACGACGCCGGCGCCGTGGAGCGCGTGGTGGCCCTAATGGCCCAATCGGAGTTCAAGCGCCGGCAAGCGCCGCCCACTCTCAAGGTGGCCGAGCGCGCCTTTGGGCCGGGATGGCGCATGCCCATTGCGAGCCAGCACGCCTTCGCCCGGCTCGCCAGCCAGTCACCTAGCTAA
- a CDS encoding NUDIX hydrolase encodes MPERGLHLSERDAPADFKVGVDNAIFSVDTRHNRLLALLVQRSSAPFRHYWRLPGTLVRPSESLEEAAHRILAETIAVENLYLEQLYTFGQPGRDPRDPEAHPGVRHLSVSYFALVRYEDTRLLGDRPEPVAWYPTDAVPQLAFDHNQILNYGRQRLRNKLEYSPVAFRVLPEAFTLNELYQFYAAVLGDNFADYSNFRARVLKLGFLTDTGLKVSRGAGRPASLYRFDEEAFELIKDKSMVFASA; translated from the coding sequence ATGCCAGAACGTGGCCTCCACTTGAGCGAGCGCGACGCGCCGGCCGATTTTAAAGTCGGGGTCGACAATGCCATCTTTTCGGTCGATACCCGGCACAACCGCCTGCTGGCGCTGTTAGTGCAGCGCTCGAGCGCGCCGTTTCGGCATTACTGGCGCTTGCCGGGCACGCTGGTGCGCCCAAGCGAGTCGCTGGAGGAGGCGGCCCACCGCATCCTGGCCGAGACCATCGCGGTGGAGAATCTCTACCTGGAGCAGCTCTACACCTTCGGCCAACCCGGCCGCGACCCCCGCGATCCGGAGGCCCACCCTGGGGTACGCCACCTGTCGGTGAGCTACTTTGCGCTGGTGCGCTATGAGGATACCCGCCTGCTCGGCGATCGCCCCGAACCGGTGGCGTGGTATCCCACCGATGCGGTGCCGCAGCTGGCCTTCGATCACAACCAGATCCTGAACTACGGCCGCCAGCGCCTGCGCAACAAGCTCGAGTACAGTCCGGTGGCGTTTCGAGTTTTGCCCGAGGCGTTCACGCTCAACGAGCTCTACCAGTTCTATGCCGCGGTTCTGGGCGATAACTTTGCCGATTACTCCAACTTTCGCGCCCGCGTGCTCAAGTTGGGCTTTCTCACCGATACCGGCCTCAAGGTCTCGCGCGGGGCCGGGCGGCCGGCCAGCCTCTACCGCTTCGATGAAGAGGCCTTCGAGCTGATTAAAGATAAATCCATGGTGTTTGCCTCAGCATGA
- a CDS encoding nicotinate-nucleotide adenylyltransferase — MVEGNARAIALFGTSADPPTLAHGAILSQLARRFDWVAVWASDNPFKPQQTAIEHRTCMLQLAIASVNIPQANVGLHQELSSPRTWETLCRARARWGPSAALTLVVGSDLVGQIPQWYASRQLLRAVRLLVVPRPGYPMTAHDFEAIRRLGGQPEAAPFQVPAVSSTAYREQQAAGAVADPVEAYIRRHRLYACQNVAST, encoded by the coding sequence ATGGTTGAGGGCAACGCTCGCGCCATCGCCCTGTTCGGCACGAGCGCCGATCCGCCCACCCTCGCCCACGGCGCCATCCTGTCGCAGTTGGCGCGCCGCTTTGACTGGGTGGCCGTCTGGGCCTCGGACAACCCATTCAAACCGCAACAGACCGCCATCGAGCACCGCACGTGCATGCTGCAGCTGGCGATCGCCAGTGTCAACATTCCCCAAGCCAACGTGGGCCTGCATCAGGAGCTGAGCAGCCCGCGCACCTGGGAAACCCTCTGCCGGGCGCGCGCCCGTTGGGGGCCGAGCGCCGCCTTGACGCTGGTTGTGGGCTCCGATCTGGTGGGCCAAATCCCGCAATGGTACGCCAGCCGGCAGCTGTTGCGCGCCGTGCGATTGTTGGTGGTCCCGCGCCCGGGCTATCCCATGACGGCGCACGATTTCGAGGCCATCCGGCGCTTGGGCGGCCAGCCCGAGGCAGCTCCCTTCCAAGTGCCCGCCGTTTCCTCGACCGCCTACCGCGAGCAGCAGGCGGCCGGGGCCGTTGCGGACCCGGTTGAGGCTTACATCCGCCGCCACCGACTCTACGCATGCCAGAACGTGGCCTCCACTTGA
- a CDS encoding nicotinate phosphoribosyltransferase: MPESADLTLAPQDYSLLTDLYQLTMAACYAGEGVHQQRASFELFARHLPPDCGYLVAMGLEQGLAYLQQWWFSPQQIEALQATGLFENAPEGFWSLLAEGSFSGDVWAVPEGTPVGASEPILRVEAPLWQAQLAETYLLNAINYQTLVATRAARLREAAGEGARLLEFGTRRAFSPQASLWAARAALAAGLDATSNILAALQLGRQPSGTMAHSLVMAIGTLRGGEDEAFAAFHRYFPQAPLLIDTYDTVAAARRLARWVQQGQMQVRGVRIDSGDIAALSQQVRSLLPETAIFASGDLDEHEVEGLVRAQAAIDGYGIGTQLVTGSPVNGVYKLVDIGGEPTLKQSSDKETHAGRKQILRRWDGDGAAADRLGTAEEPPQTGERALLECVMAGGERTRAAESLQAIQQRVRSEVAQLPLSARRLQSPVPLPVAISPALQQLDRAARARGEHG, translated from the coding sequence ATGCCCGAGAGCGCCGACCTGACGCTAGCCCCGCAGGACTACAGCCTGCTCACCGACCTCTATCAGCTGACGATGGCCGCCTGCTACGCAGGCGAGGGGGTGCACCAGCAGCGGGCGAGCTTTGAGCTGTTCGCGCGGCACCTGCCGCCAGACTGCGGCTACCTCGTTGCCATGGGGCTCGAGCAAGGCCTGGCCTACCTGCAGCAGTGGTGGTTTTCCCCGCAGCAGATCGAGGCCCTGCAAGCGACGGGGCTGTTCGAGAACGCCCCCGAGGGCTTCTGGTCGCTGCTGGCCGAAGGGAGCTTCAGCGGCGATGTCTGGGCCGTCCCGGAAGGCACGCCCGTGGGTGCCAGCGAGCCCATCCTGCGCGTGGAAGCACCGCTCTGGCAGGCGCAGCTCGCCGAGACGTACCTGCTCAATGCCATTAATTACCAAACCTTAGTGGCAACGCGCGCCGCTCGCCTGCGGGAAGCGGCAGGTGAGGGCGCTCGGCTTTTGGAGTTTGGCACGCGGCGCGCCTTCAGCCCCCAGGCCTCGCTCTGGGCGGCCCGCGCGGCGCTAGCGGCCGGGTTGGATGCCACCTCCAACATTCTGGCCGCCCTGCAATTGGGACGCCAACCCAGCGGGACGATGGCGCACTCGCTGGTGATGGCAATCGGAACCCTGCGCGGGGGCGAGGACGAGGCCTTTGCCGCCTTCCACCGCTACTTTCCCCAGGCGCCGCTGCTGATCGATACCTACGATACGGTGGCAGCCGCCCGCCGCTTGGCCCGCTGGGTCCAGCAGGGCCAGATGCAAGTGCGCGGCGTGCGCATCGACTCGGGCGATATCGCCGCGCTCTCGCAACAGGTGCGATCGCTGCTCCCCGAGACCGCCATTTTCGCCAGCGGCGATTTGGACGAGCACGAGGTCGAGGGGCTGGTGCGTGCCCAAGCCGCCATTGACGGCTACGGCATCGGCACGCAGTTGGTGACGGGATCGCCGGTCAATGGCGTTTACAAACTGGTGGACATCGGCGGCGAACCCACCCTCAAGCAATCCAGCGACAAGGAAACCCACGCCGGGCGCAAGCAAATCTTGCGGCGCTGGGATGGTGATGGCGCGGCTGCCGACCGCCTGGGAACGGCTGAGGAGCCCCCCCAAACGGGCGAGCGCGCGCTTTTGGAGTGCGTCATGGCTGGCGGCGAGCGAACGCGCGCGGCCGAATCGCTCCAGGCCATCCAGCAGCGCGTCCGAAGTGAGGTGGCGCAGCTGCCACTCTCGGCCCGCCGCCTACAGTCGCCAGTCCCGCTGCCGGTGGCGATCTCGCCTGCGCTACAGCAGCTCGATCGCGCTGCCCGGGCGCGCGGAGAGCATGGTTGA
- the tsaD gene encoding tRNA (adenosine(37)-N6)-threonylcarbamoyltransferase complex transferase subunit TsaD, translating into MATILAIETSCDETAAAIVKNRQICSNIVASQAEVHRAYGGIVPEVAARKHLDVIAPCIERAFAQAGCDWAAIDGVAVTCAPGLTGALMVGLNAAKTLAVLHDKPFLGIHHLEGHICAHYLSEPQLQPPFICLLVSGGHTSTIRVRDCGSYELLGMTRDDAVGEAFDKVARLLGLGYPGGPAIERAARTGNPAAFDLPEGKVSARQGGYHPYDCSFSGLKTAVLRLTQQLEAQGPLPVADLAASFQATVARALTRRTIAAARDCGIGTIAVGGGVAANSGLRQQLQAAAQSQPLRVLFPPLALCTDNAAMIGCAAAERFERGWRSPLTLGVTSRLSLERAGELYAPPSGARTTELSAASF; encoded by the coding sequence ATGGCGACAATACTAGCAATTGAGACGAGCTGCGATGAGACGGCCGCTGCGATTGTTAAAAATCGTCAAATTTGTAGCAACATTGTTGCCTCCCAAGCTGAGGTCCATCGCGCCTATGGGGGCATCGTCCCGGAAGTAGCCGCCCGAAAGCACCTGGACGTGATCGCGCCCTGCATCGAACGCGCCTTCGCCCAAGCAGGTTGCGATTGGGCGGCGATCGACGGCGTTGCGGTCACTTGCGCCCCGGGACTGACAGGCGCTCTCATGGTGGGGCTCAACGCCGCCAAAACGCTGGCTGTGCTCCACGACAAGCCGTTTTTGGGCATCCACCACTTGGAGGGCCACATCTGCGCCCACTACCTGAGCGAGCCGCAGTTGCAGCCCCCCTTCATCTGCCTGTTGGTCTCGGGCGGGCACACCAGCACGATCCGCGTCCGCGACTGCGGCAGCTACGAGCTGCTGGGCATGACCCGCGACGATGCCGTCGGTGAGGCCTTCGACAAGGTCGCGCGGCTGTTGGGGCTGGGCTATCCGGGCGGACCGGCCATCGAGCGCGCGGCGCGCACCGGCAACCCAGCGGCATTCGATCTCCCAGAGGGCAAAGTCTCGGCCCGCCAGGGGGGCTACCATCCCTACGACTGCAGCTTCAGCGGCTTAAAAACCGCTGTGCTGCGCTTAACGCAGCAACTCGAAGCGCAAGGGCCGCTCCCGGTCGCCGATCTGGCTGCCAGCTTCCAAGCAACGGTAGCGCGGGCCCTGACGCGGCGCACCATTGCAGCGGCCCGCGACTGCGGCATCGGCACGATCGCAGTGGGCGGCGGCGTTGCGGCCAACAGCGGCCTGCGGCAGCAGCTGCAAGCGGCGGCCCAGTCCCAGCCGTTGCGCGTTTTGTTTCCGCCGCTGGCCCTCTGCACGGACAACGCCGCCATGATCGGCTGCGCGGCTGCCGAGCGCTTCGAGCGCGGTTGGCGCTCGCCGCTGACGCTGGGAGTGACCTCGCGGCTATCGCTCGAGCGGGCCGGCGAGCTGTACGCCCCGCCCAGTGGGGCCAGGACGACCGAGCTGAGCGCGGCGTCCTTCTAA
- a CDS encoding Photosystem I reaction center subunit III, translating to MKRLLALALVAVLWLGFVPAASAQQPQQQGQLVRCSESEAFQKRAQNFRNTTADPQSGQKRAQRYSQALCGPEGLPHLVVDGRLDRAGDFLIPSILFLYIAGWIGWVGRAYLNDIKQDKNPEQKEIVIDVPRAARFMLNGFAWPVAAVKELLSGQLTAKETDIPIMPR from the coding sequence ATGAAACGACTGCTTGCCTTAGCGTTGGTAGCTGTATTGTGGCTTGGCTTCGTGCCGGCTGCCAGCGCCCAACAACCGCAACAGCAAGGGCAGCTCGTGCGCTGCAGCGAATCGGAGGCTTTTCAAAAGCGCGCCCAGAACTTCCGCAATACCACCGCCGATCCGCAATCGGGTCAAAAGCGCGCCCAGCGCTACTCCCAGGCGTTGTGCGGTCCGGAAGGGTTGCCGCATTTGGTCGTTGACGGCCGCCTGGATCGGGCTGGGGACTTTCTCATTCCCAGCATCCTGTTTCTCTACATTGCCGGCTGGATCGGCTGGGTCGGCCGCGCTTACCTCAACGACATCAAGCAGGACAAAAACCCCGAACAGAAAGAGATCGTCATCGACGTTCCGAGGGCAGCGCGGTTCATGCTGAACGGCTTTGCCTGGCCCGTTGCTGCTGTTAAGGAGTTGCTCTCCGGCCAGCTGACAGCCAAAGAAACCGACATTCCAATCATGCCGCGCTAG
- a CDS encoding photosystem I reaction center subunit IX — protein MQNLGGFFSTAPVLLTAMMAVTAGLLIEFNRFFPDLLFHPMP, from the coding sequence ATGCAAAATCTAGGTGGCTTTTTCTCAACAGCCCCCGTACTGCTAACGGCCATGATGGCCGTGACGGCCGGGCTGCTAATCGAGTTCAACCGTTTCTTCCCCGACCTGCTTTTCCATCCCATGCCCTAA
- the rseP gene encoding RIP metalloprotease RseP, with protein MSVLAAIAVLALLIVIHELGHFTAARTQGIRVSRFSLGFGPVLWRYQGAQTEYAVRALPLGGFVGFPDGDPDSEVDPSDPNLMKNRPLLDRAIVISAGVVANFVFAYFLLVAQASVVGIPESDYEPGVAVPEIVEQQQSPAAQAGLEAGDVIVSVESQRLGEGRDAIRALQARIQASPQEPLALTIERDGRTRSFSVTPRNEGGEGKIGVLLAPNGDVQRRYPSGIGEALSAGAEQYQRIVSLTAEGFRELAANFRESADQVAGPIRIVEVGAGIAESDAGSLFRFAALISINLGIINILPLPVLDGGQLVFLALEGIRGRPLPSKVQEGITQTGVVFFIGLAMFLIVRDTANLAVVQDLLQNDG; from the coding sequence ATGTCAGTTCTGGCGGCGATCGCGGTGCTAGCGCTCCTGATCGTCATTCACGAGTTGGGGCACTTTACGGCCGCGCGCACCCAAGGGATCCGGGTCAGCCGCTTCTCGCTTGGCTTTGGACCGGTGCTCTGGCGGTACCAAGGGGCGCAAACCGAGTACGCTGTGCGCGCGCTGCCGCTGGGCGGCTTTGTCGGCTTCCCAGATGGCGACCCCGACAGTGAGGTCGATCCCAGCGATCCCAACTTAATGAAAAACCGCCCGCTGCTGGATCGCGCCATTGTCATTAGCGCTGGCGTCGTCGCCAATTTTGTCTTTGCCTATTTTTTGTTAGTGGCGCAAGCGAGCGTTGTGGGCATCCCGGAATCGGACTACGAACCGGGCGTTGCCGTCCCCGAGATCGTCGAGCAGCAGCAATCGCCAGCCGCGCAAGCGGGCTTAGAAGCCGGCGATGTCATTGTCTCGGTAGAGTCCCAGCGGCTAGGGGAAGGGCGCGACGCCATCCGAGCGCTGCAAGCGCGCATTCAAGCCTCGCCGCAGGAGCCGCTGGCGCTCACCATCGAGCGCGACGGCCGAACCCGCTCTTTCAGCGTTACCCCGCGCAACGAGGGCGGCGAGGGCAAAATTGGCGTCCTGCTGGCGCCCAACGGCGACGTGCAGCGGCGCTACCCCAGCGGTATTGGGGAAGCCCTCTCAGCCGGGGCCGAGCAGTACCAACGCATCGTCAGCCTGACCGCCGAGGGCTTTCGCGAGCTAGCCGCCAACTTTCGCGAATCGGCCGACCAAGTGGCAGGGCCGATCCGCATCGTCGAGGTGGGCGCCGGCATTGCCGAGTCCGACGCTGGTAGCTTGTTCCGCTTTGCGGCGCTGATCAGCATCAACCTAGGCATCATCAACATCCTGCCGCTGCCGGTGCTGGATGGCGGTCAGCTGGTCTTTCTGGCCCTGGAAGGCATCCGCGGCCGGCCCCTGCCCAGCAAAGTTCAGGAGGGCATCACCCAGACTGGGGTGGTGTTTTTCATCGGCTTGGCCATGTTTTTGATCGTGCGCGATACGGCCAACTTGGCCGTGGTTCAGGATCTGCTCCAAAACGACGGCTAG
- the nth gene encoding endonuclease III, with protein MSATQALTAKQRRARAILARLAQRYPEARCTLDYETPVQLLVATMLSAQCTDERVNQVTPELFARYPDAAALAAAPREAIEAAIRPTGFYRNKAKHIQATCAALTERFGGQVPNHMDELLALPGVARKTANVVLANAYGIHQGVTVDTHVKRLSHRLGLTEGNTPTQIERDLMRLLPQAEWENWSIRSIYHGRAVCRARQPQCRACLLASLCPAAARFDPSLPEAGTAIEADDPIG; from the coding sequence GTGTCAGCAACGCAGGCCCTGACCGCCAAGCAGCGGCGCGCCCGCGCCATCCTGGCGCGCTTGGCGCAGCGCTATCCCGAGGCGCGCTGCACGCTCGATTACGAAACGCCGGTGCAGCTGCTGGTAGCCACCATGCTTTCGGCCCAATGCACCGACGAGCGCGTCAATCAAGTCACGCCCGAGCTGTTCGCGCGCTACCCTGATGCAGCGGCACTGGCGGCGGCACCGCGCGAAGCGATCGAGGCGGCCATCCGCCCAACCGGGTTCTACCGCAACAAGGCCAAACACATTCAAGCCACCTGCGCGGCGCTGACCGAGCGGTTTGGCGGCCAAGTCCCCAATCACATGGACGAGCTGCTCGCGCTGCCAGGGGTCGCGCGCAAGACCGCCAACGTCGTCTTGGCCAATGCCTACGGCATCCACCAAGGCGTCACGGTCGACACGCACGTCAAGCGCCTCAGCCACCGCCTGGGCCTAACGGAGGGCAACACCCCCACCCAGATCGAGCGCGACCTGATGCGCCTGCTGCCGCAGGCCGAGTGGGAGAACTGGTCCATCCGCTCGATCTACCACGGGCGGGCGGTCTGTCGGGCGCGCCAGCCCCAGTGCCGCGCTTGCCTGCTGGCCTCGCTCTGCCCGGCTGCCGCCCGCTTCGATCCCAGCCTGCCCGAAGCCGGGACTGCGATTGAGGCCGACGATCCGATAGGATGA
- a CDS encoding 30S ribosomal protein S14 encodes MSKKSVLERERKRQRMAQKYAAKRAELKARFKNASSQREKLEIHRQLQRLPRNSAPSRVQNRCWVTGRSRGYYRDFGLSRHVLREWAHRGLLPGVVKSSW; translated from the coding sequence ATGTCGAAAAAGAGCGTCCTCGAGCGCGAGCGCAAGCGCCAGCGCATGGCCCAAAAGTACGCTGCCAAGCGCGCGGAGCTCAAGGCGCGATTCAAAAATGCTAGCTCGCAGCGCGAGAAGCTAGAAATTCACCGCCAGCTGCAGCGGTTGCCGCGCAATAGCGCCCCCTCGCGCGTGCAAAATCGCTGCTGGGTAACCGGACGCTCGCGCGGCTATTACCGCGATTTTGGCCTCTCGCGCCACGTGCTGCGCGAGTGGGCGCACCGGGGCCTGCTACCCGGTGTGGTCAAATCCAGCTGGTAA
- a CDS encoding leucyl/phenylalanyl-tRNA--protein transferase produces the protein MALDVATVVAGYAQGYFLMADEDGELGWYASHRRALMPLDDRFRYPRSLRRFLRPDRFQTAIDRDFAAVCRGCADRESTWISPELQQVYCALHQAGWAHSFETWQGDRLAGGILGLSLGGAFIGESMFHRISEGSKVALVWLVAHLRARGFELFDVQINNSHLARFGAYEVSEASYCARLRQALARPCRFS, from the coding sequence ATGGCACTCGATGTTGCCACCGTCGTTGCCGGCTACGCCCAAGGCTACTTTCTGATGGCCGATGAGGACGGCGAGCTGGGCTGGTACGCCAGCCACCGGCGGGCGCTCATGCCGCTGGACGATCGCTTTCGCTACCCGCGCTCGTTGCGCCGCTTCCTGCGCCCGGATCGCTTCCAGACCGCCATCGATCGCGACTTTGCAGCTGTCTGCCGCGGTTGCGCCGATCGCGAGAGCACCTGGATCTCGCCCGAGCTGCAGCAGGTGTATTGCGCCCTCCACCAGGCCGGCTGGGCCCACAGCTTCGAGACCTGGCAAGGCGATCGCCTGGCCGGTGGCATCCTAGGCCTGAGCCTGGGTGGCGCTTTTATTGGCGAGTCGATGTTTCACCGCATCTCCGAAGGCTCCAAGGTGGCGCTGGTCTGGCTGGTGGCGCACCTGCGGGCGCGGGGATTTGAGTTGTTCGACGTGCAAATCAACAACTCCCACCTGGCCCGCTTTGGCGCCTACGAGGTTAGCGAGGCAAGCTATTGCGCCCGGCTGCGGCAAGCCCTGGCGCGCCCGTGCCGCTTTAGCTAG
- a CDS encoding TIGR00297 family protein: MVEPWLIGGLLTAVLLLPVAIAPVRLLTRAGLVHAWGLGTLVWGSLGWPGFAIVAFYFLAGSALTRLGMARKQAAGLAERRAGARGPENVWGSALTGAACALATLAAPAPQSALFVLGYAASFSTKLADTTASEVGKAYGRRTFSPATLRPVPPGTEGAVSWEGTLAGAVASAVLALVAWATGAIAAVGVGWCVAAALVATTLESAIGATLQQRWAWLTNEAVNVAHTAIGAAMAMALAGLAGGGGAS; this comes from the coding sequence GTGGTTGAGCCGTGGCTGATTGGCGGCCTGCTGACTGCGGTCCTGCTGCTGCCGGTAGCGATCGCGCCCGTCCGGTTGCTCACGCGCGCCGGGTTGGTACACGCCTGGGGGCTGGGCACCTTGGTGTGGGGCAGCTTGGGCTGGCCGGGCTTTGCCATTGTGGCGTTTTACTTTCTGGCGGGCTCGGCGCTGACGCGGCTGGGCATGGCGCGCAAGCAAGCAGCCGGTCTTGCCGAGCGCCGCGCCGGCGCCCGCGGCCCGGAGAACGTCTGGGGCTCGGCCCTAACCGGCGCTGCCTGCGCGCTGGCCACGCTGGCTGCTCCCGCGCCGCAGTCGGCGCTGTTCGTTTTGGGCTACGCGGCCAGCTTTAGCACCAAGCTGGCCGATACGACGGCCAGCGAGGTGGGCAAGGCCTACGGTCGCCGCACATTTTCGCCTGCCACCTTGCGGCCGGTGCCGCCCGGCACCGAAGGCGCCGTTAGCTGGGAGGGCACCCTGGCCGGTGCCGTCGCCTCCGCAGTCCTTGCCCTGGTGGCCTGGGCCACAGGCGCGATCGCGGCAGTCGGGGTGGGGTGGTGCGTGGCGGCCGCACTGGTGGCCACGACCCTCGAGAGCGCCATCGGCGCCACGCTGCAGCAGCGTTGGGCGTGGTTGACCAATGAAGCGGTCAACGTTGCCCATACCGCCATAGGCGCTGCCATGGCCATGGCCCTGGCCGGATTGGCTGGCGGTGGGGGCGCTAGCTAA